DNA sequence from the Sediminibacillus dalangtanensis genome:
TCGTTAGAAATCCCAGTTCCTTTTCCGGCATTCCCAATCCAGTCACGCGTGTAATGCTTTCTCCCAACACTGTAGACAATTCATAAGCAAAGGGAAATCGCTGCTGCATGTCATACGCCAGTTCATTATTTAATTTGATACGGAAAATCAATCGATTGATTAAATGCTTAATGTGTAAGCGAATGTCCTTCGTGAATAGCTCCTCATCGATTTTAAGCCCGTAAAACCGTTCTACATCCCGGATTGTTTGATCGATGATTTTTTGAATAAGGCTTTCATCTTGTTGCGTCAATAATTCATCCAGTAGCGAAGCCCTGCGTCCCATCAATTGCACAACGATTAAGATAATCTCTTTTCCTGCATTCGCCTCTGGGAACACTTTTTCTATATACCCTTTTATAAAATCCAATGCCATGTACTCTTCCGAATGAAAAATATGTGCATCTAAATCGACTGTGCCACTTATAAAACAATGTTGCTCCATTCGTTGCATGGTCACTTTGAGCGCCAAAATCAACCGTTCCAATGACTGTTCATCCAGTTTCCAATCTTGTTGCAATTGATCGAGACCTGAAACCAAATTCTGCGGTATTTCATATTCGATAAATTCGGAAGGAAATTGTTCAATCGCCAACTTGCGTATTTCAAACTCAGAGCCTTCCAATATCAAGCCTACATTTGGCGTACCTGTGATCTGTACGTGTGATGTCTCGATATCCTCTTTCAACTCCCGCAGAATTTTACTGACCAGTGTCTTGCTCAAAAACAACCTATCCGCCATGTCATCCAGGGTCGTTTGCTTGTGGATAGATAATTGATAAAAAAGCTCGTCTTTTCTTTGCTGATTCGCTCTGTCATGTTCCTGGCATTCATCTTTTAATAAATCCAGTTTGTCGAAAAATACCGGTTGCTCCTTGATTGCCAGGGATAACTTTTGATGCTGTTTGGTGATGACCGCGGCATCTTGAAAGTCGCTGTTGATTTGTCTTATATAATTCACGATCGTTTTTTCTGTAAGATTTAATTGATAGGACAACTTTTCTATTTCAATCTCTTCATGCATGAGAGACTCTATCATCTTTAGGTGTTTTTCATTAAGTTGCATGACCTCTCCCCTATCTATGGAATCAGCCTCTAGACTTACCACCTGAAATGTTAACTGTGGTCCCTGTTATATAACTTGCTTTATCAGAACTTAAATAACAAACCAGGTCAGCAATCTCCGTCAATTTGCCTACCCTGCCCAATGGAATCGATTTAGAATAA
Encoded proteins:
- a CDS encoding BglG family transcription antiterminator, with product MQLNEKHLKMIESLMHEEIEIEKLSYQLNLTEKTIVNYIRQINSDFQDAAVITKQHQKLSLAIKEQPVFFDKLDLLKDECQEHDRANQQRKDELFYQLSIHKQTTLDDMADRLFLSKTLVSKILRELKEDIETSHVQITGTPNVGLILEGSEFEIRKLAIEQFPSEFIEYEIPQNLVSGLDQLQQDWKLDEQSLERLILALKVTMQRMEQHCFISGTVDLDAHIFHSEEYMALDFIKGYIEKVFPEANAGKEIILIVVQLMGRRASLLDELLTQQDESLIQKIIDQTIRDVERFYGLKIDEELFTKDIRLHIKHLINRLIFRIKLNNELAYDMQQRFPFAYELSTVLGESITRVTGLGMPEKELGFLTIYFSVYLEQLEQQMNELHDIAILTNQGLSTTKLLTMNLRKVFGTQINVVVIDESEFTEESIHPFDLVISTIKTNRMFNKVIYIEDVFDQQLLKLKIEQFLIYKDVSNKKLFNRSVLVDFLDHSDFYHFQGRQTYQDIICRLADELYNEGKVDEDFKKSLIERENKKSTINGQLGFPHASHKQDGIFIKVGVLDEPLEDHENVRLVVLIASSEENVNEAMLIRIYEEVLAITTNHYILNKINAKTTFTDLSRLLNQEMRE